In the Pseudomonas sp. ADAK2 genome, one interval contains:
- a CDS encoding glyceraldehyde-3-phosphate dehydrogenase, whose product MWKVPVTQKPDQCLGEWIDREALAEAMIPLIGQLYRNNNVVSSIYGRSLINRSVIAILKAHRFARHRQSDDSELSVHETFPLLKAMSELKLGAASVDLGKLAVKFKAEGNGRTAEQFVREELADVVGQQNVAARKGTDVVLYGFGRIGRLLARILIEKTGGGDGLRLRAIVVRKGAENDLVKRASLLRRDSVHGPFDGTITIDEANNTITANGNLIQVIYAKNPTEVDYTQYGIKDALLVDNTGVWRDAEGLGQHLACPGIDRVVLTAPGKGKLKNIVHGINHGEITADDKIVSAASCTTNAIVPVLKAVNDKFGIVNGHVETVHSYTNDQNLIDNFHKGDRRGRSAALNMVITETGAATAAAKALPELAGKLTGNAIRVPTPNVSMAILNLNLEKAATREEMNDYLRYMALHSDLHKQIDYVNSQEVVSTDFVGSRHAGVVDAEATITQDNRVVLYVWYDNEFGYSCQVVRVMEDMAGVNPPAFPR is encoded by the coding sequence TCTACCGCAATAACAACGTGGTGAGCTCGATCTATGGCCGCAGCCTGATCAATCGTTCAGTCATTGCGATTCTCAAAGCTCACCGCTTCGCTCGCCATCGCCAGTCCGATGACAGCGAACTGTCCGTCCACGAAACATTCCCGCTGCTCAAAGCCATGAGCGAGCTCAAGCTCGGCGCCGCTTCGGTCGACCTGGGCAAGCTGGCGGTCAAATTCAAGGCCGAAGGCAATGGCCGCACCGCCGAGCAGTTCGTCCGTGAAGAACTGGCTGACGTGGTTGGCCAGCAAAACGTTGCCGCGCGCAAAGGCACCGACGTTGTCCTGTACGGCTTCGGTCGTATCGGCCGTCTGCTGGCACGTATCCTGATCGAGAAAACCGGTGGTGGCGACGGCCTGCGTCTGCGCGCCATCGTCGTCCGCAAGGGCGCCGAGAACGACCTGGTCAAACGCGCCAGCCTGCTGCGTCGCGACTCGGTTCATGGTCCGTTCGATGGCACCATCACCATTGATGAAGCCAACAACACCATCACCGCCAACGGCAACCTGATCCAGGTTATCTACGCGAAAAACCCGACTGAAGTGGATTACACCCAGTACGGCATCAAAGATGCGCTCCTGGTGGACAACACCGGTGTTTGGCGTGACGCCGAGGGCCTGGGCCAGCACTTGGCTTGCCCGGGTATCGACCGCGTTGTGCTGACCGCGCCTGGCAAAGGCAAGCTGAAGAACATCGTTCACGGCATCAACCACGGTGAAATCACCGCTGATGACAAGATCGTTTCCGCCGCTTCCTGCACCACCAACGCCATCGTGCCGGTGCTGAAGGCTGTCAACGACAAGTTCGGCATCGTCAACGGTCACGTTGAAACGGTTCACTCGTACACCAACGACCAGAACCTGATCGACAACTTCCACAAGGGCGATCGTCGTGGCCGTAGCGCCGCGCTGAACATGGTCATCACCGAGACCGGTGCTGCCACCGCTGCTGCCAAGGCATTGCCTGAGCTGGCCGGCAAGCTGACCGGTAACGCGATCCGCGTTCCAACGCCGAACGTGTCGATGGCCATTCTCAACCTGAACCTTGAGAAAGCCGCGACCCGTGAAGAGATGAACGATTACCTGCGTTACATGGCGTTGCACTCCGATCTGCATAAGCAAATCGACTACGTCAACTCGCAGGAAGTGGTTTCCACCGACTTCGTTGGCTCGCGCCACGCAGGCGTTGTGGACGCCGAAGCGACCATCACCCAAGACAACCGCGTTGTTCTGTACGTTTGGTACGACAACGAATTCGGTTACAGCTGCCAAGTGGTTCGCGTGATGGAAGACATGGCCGGTGTAAACCCGCCAGCATTCCCGCGCTAA